GCCGGCGTCGGGGAAGTCCAGGTCCCAGTAGCGAATCAGCTCGATCCGGCCGTCCTTCACCGACAGGAAGTGCCCCGGCGGGAGGATCTTGATCCCCTCGAAGAAGGTCCGCGAGGTCCCCGCGCAGAAGGTGTTGAAGAAGATGTCCAGGCCCCGCCGATCGGCGCGGGGGTCGATCAGGCCGGAGGCGAGGATCGCCTTGATCTCCGATCCCCAGAGCAGCCAGCCATCGGCCTCGGCGTAGTAGAGCGGGCAGATGCCGACGCGGTCGCGGCCGAGCAGGAGGGTCCGCTCCTTGCGATCCCAGAGCGAGACGGCGTACTGGCCTCGCGCCTTTTCGAACATCGCCCGGCCCAGGTCCTCGTAGAAGTGGACCCAAAGCTCGGTGTCGCAGCGGGTGGAGAGCGTGTGGCCCCGGTCGAGAAGCTCGCGCTGGAATTCCGGGTACTCGAACACCTCGCCGTTCTGGGCGACCCAGATGGTGCCGTCTTCGTTGCAGATCGGCTGCCGGCCGCCGGCGAGGTCGACGATGGCCAGTCGGCGAGCCCCCAGGACGACGCCCGGCTCGCTGTGGAACTGTTCGTCTTCCGGCCCGCGGTGGGCGATCGCGGCGGTCATCGCCAGCAGGCGAGCCTCCGGAAAATCGCGCCGACCCCGTAAATCCAAGGCTCCCGCGATGCCGCACATGGTCGGTCGATCTCCTGGGCTCGTTGCGTCGTCCCCGGCCGGCCGGCTGCGCAGTCAGGACTTGCCCGGAGCGCCCGGCTTCGAACTATACCACGCCCTGACAAGGCGGGCCGGCTCAGAGTTCGTCCGCCGCGCCGGTCAGGAGTAGCCGTAAGGGGAGGGGGGCTCGGGTCGCCATCCCTGGGCATAGGCGTCCATCGCCTTGACCTGTTGAGCCCGGTTGTAAAACAGCAATGCGACGACGATTCCCGTCACCGCGCCGCCGACGTGAGCCAGATAGGCGACTCCGCCGGTCTCGCCCATCTTCCCAAATCCTTGCACTCCCAACCAGATCTGTAGGACGATCCAGCCGCCGATGACGATCACGGCCGGGAGCACGGTGATGAACCGGAAAACCAAAACGCGGATGTGATTGTGGGGGAACCAGACGACGTACGCCCCCATGATCCCGGCGATCGCGCCAGAAGCTCCCAGCGTCGGGATCGTCGAGTTCGGCGCGGCGGCGATCTGGGCGAGCGACCCCATCAGGCCGCACGCCAGGTAGACGATGAAATACCGGACGCCCCCCAGCACCTCCTCGACGTTGTCGCCGACGATCCAGAGGTAGAGCATGTTCCCCAGCAGGTGCATGAGACTGCCGTGGAGGAACATCGCCGTGAACATGGTGAGCCAGACGGGGATCGGGCTGGGGGCGTGGGGGATGACTTCGCGGGGGTCAACCTGGACTTGATCGCCGAACGGACCGCCATGCCGAACCTGAGCCCCCTGGCGGAGGATCGGCTGGTCGATGTCCTCCGCGTGGGTGATCTCCCAGGGCGTGCAGGCCAGGGCCATCGTGAACTGGTCGCCGCGCTGGCTCTGGACGAAGAACATCACCACGTTGAGCGCGATCAGCGCGTACGTCACGACCGGGACGATCCGGGTCGGCTGGAGATCGCCGAGGGGGAGAACCATGGGAAGGGCTCGGAATCGGATCGTTGAATGAGAGGCGCGCCCGCCGGACGCGGGCGAGCCTCACCATTTTACGTCCGACTTCGGTTCTGAGAACCCCCGGCCGCGGCGGCGACGTCCCTCTCAGGCCCAGATGGCGCGACCGTCGGCCCGCGAAGCCCCGTCGGCCTCCAGTTTGTCCAACTCCTTGCGGACCTGGGCCAGGCCGAAGGCGCAGACCTCGAAGTGCTCGGAGAGCCGGCGGAGGACCGGGCGGTCGTCGCTGCGGGCGCTCATCGTGCTGGCCAGGTAGTACGACCGCTTCCCCTGGCGCTGGTAGTCCAGCAGGCCGTCGGCCGAGTCGCCGCCGGCCAGTCGCCGGAGAGCGTCGGGGTAGAGGCCCGTCCAGAAGAGGGTGAAGTCGCCGACGTGGCGATGGCATTCGCCTCGACGTTCCTCGTCCTCGGCGGATTCAGCTTCGGCGAGGATCCGGGCGACCTCCAAAAGCGGCCTCCCCTGGCGGTCGCGGATGCGACCCAAGGCCTGCGTCGGCGTGAACGAGGCCAGCAAATTCGAGACGTAACCAACCAGCGAGGGATCGCCCATCCCCAGCTCGGTCATGAAGGTTGATTCCGTCAGCCCGCGGAAGAGGCGGTGGAGGGGGTGCGATTCGGAAATCATGCGTGATTTCTCCGAAACGGGGGGCGTTCCATGCCCTCGAATGTTGACGTGGTTTGGTAGGCTGCTGTCGATCCGACCTCTCTTGCTTTCTTGAACGCGACTTGCATGCGAAACAGGCTCGGCCAAGCCGAAGGCCCTCTTAGCAAACAATGCGCCCATTCCCCGATCCGGGAAAGGCAAAATCCGAAATTTCCTGCCATTCGGCTGAACCGATTGTGCTAAAACGATTTGCGTGTGGACCTCAAGGCCCCGAATCATCCTCTGCGGGGACGAAGAACGCCCCAGATTTCGGCACTGGTCGCCTCTTAGGAGGCAGCGGCGTCATCGATTTTTCGCAAACGCCCTACGAGGTCTCTTCAGACCACCCAGGTCACCCTCGCTAGGTGCCTGGCCAACCACACCGCCCTGGTCAACCACACCGCCCCTCTTCATGACGGCGACGCCCCGTTCCAGCGTACGCCACTCGGGCTTCGAGAAGTTCTTCACGTTCTTTCGAACGAATACGGGCGTGTGGGCGGTGGCGCGGCCCGAGAACATGAGGCCGCCGGCGATGGAAGCCAGGAGGCCTCGTCGGAACAGCCCTGCGTTTGGGATGGTCATCACGCCATCTCCGTTGCCGGCGGATTGGAGCCGTTCGCGATCGGCTCGCTTCGACACGTCAAGACGACGTGATCATCCCATCATACGTATGCCCCCCGATCAAGGCCTCGACCTCGACGGTGAAGGTTGGTGGACCTGGCGGGCGAGTTGTCCGGCAGCGGGGTGCAGTTCCGCAGCCTGACCGATGGGATCGACACGACCACGGCGGCGCGGGCGAGGGGCCGTGTCGGGGGACGGAATCGGCCCGCCAACTCCTGGCTGGCGGCATGCCGCCGGGCGACGTGGCGAGGAACCTTGGGGTCTCGGTCCCGACGCTCTATCGCTGGGTGCCTGCCGAGAGTCGGCAAGGCGCGAACGGGAAGGAAACATCCTATTTTACCCGAACTGCCACGAAATCTAGCAGCGACCCCCTTTTCCTTCCTCTTTTCCTTCCTCCCCTTTTCCTTCCTTAGCAGCGACCCCTTTTCCTTCCTCCTGATTTGTTATAAACCGATAGCATTGAAGGATTATTCTGTGAGGTTGGCTGGCAGCACCAACGACAACAATCGGTTTCGCAGCCACGGGTTAAGCTGAAAGCAGCCATTTGAGGTGAATAGACGAAAATTCGGATTCGGCGAGAATGACTTCACGGATCCGTGTTCAATTTCATAAGTACCTATAATATCCTCCGTTGGTATTTCGGCGTTCACATCAACCGAACGCTGGTCGATGACAGCTATACTATCCGATGAGTTCTCGATTGCATAATTGATTAAACGCGGATCAATATGATTGATGCATATATTATGTATTAATTCAATGAATTCTTCATATTCGATGAATATTCCTGGATCAATATCTTTGACAGGCTCAGTTAAAAAACCGCAGATGCCAGCTTTGGGAAGGCCGATTCGCGAAATAGTTCCCGGCGACATCCATGTCGCGACTACAATCGTGTCGCCGCTTCGCGGCGCAGCGGAGTCATCTAGCCAATCAGGCGAATCGGCTGCGTGAATTTGGCACGCGGTCAATCTGATGACGTCCATGTTTTCGACGCGATTGGGCATCTCGACCTCATTCCAGGATTTGACTGTCACTGTCCAAGCCGGTCCAGAGCAGTTCGTTGATAGCGTCTCTGAGTTCTTGAGCCATGTTTGAGGAAGGGAAAAGGGGAAGGGAAAAGGGGACATTGCCAAATTATCTGATTGGGAAGGGAAAAGGGGAAGGGAAAAGGGGAC
The Paludisphaera rhizosphaerae DNA segment above includes these coding regions:
- a CDS encoding rhomboid family intramembrane serine protease → MVLPLGDLQPTRIVPVVTYALIALNVVMFFVQSQRGDQFTMALACTPWEITHAEDIDQPILRQGAQVRHGGPFGDQVQVDPREVIPHAPSPIPVWLTMFTAMFLHGSLMHLLGNMLYLWIVGDNVEEVLGGVRYFIVYLACGLMGSLAQIAAAPNSTIPTLGASGAIAGIMGAYVVWFPHNHIRVLVFRFITVLPAVIVIGGWIVLQIWLGVQGFGKMGETGGVAYLAHVGGAVTGIVVALLFYNRAQQVKAMDAYAQGWRPEPPSPYGYS